One Drosophila willistoni isolate 14030-0811.24 chromosome XL unlocalized genomic scaffold, UCI_dwil_1.1 Seg142, whole genome shotgun sequence genomic region harbors:
- the LOC124460544 gene encoding nonsense-mediated mRNA decay protein 2-like, with protein sequence MFRSSENANIDQAVDMCKEMVEDIDDCLKSLQLGWDNDDAAFAPIAEEDEDDDEDDDDDDDMDMDMDMDMEDEEEEDEEDEDEDDEDEEEDDEEADLPQCPVELCKIVVADQNQIKASKIKEMELIFDNNNVLDLDVDHIQVMQKAIEEEIKHKLLELVEPELIEEGRTYNELDKVYKDLSVKCIKLRRDLESSSTQLMHISDMADRTKDIAQLIAKFW encoded by the exons ATGTTTCGGTCTAGCGAAAATGCTAATATTGATCAAGCTGTCGATATGTGCAAGGAGATGGTCGAGGACATCGATGACTGCCTGAAGTCTTTGCAAC TAGGTTGGGATAATGATGATGCAGCTTTTGCCCCCATTGCGgaggaggatgaggatgatgatgaggatgacgatgacgatgacgatatGGATATGGATATGGATATGGATATGGAAgatgaggaggaggaagaTGAGGAGGACGAAGATGAGGATGACGAAGATGAGGAGGAGGACGATGAGGAGGCGGACTTACCACAATGTCCCGTTGAACTGTGTAAAATTGTAGTTGCCgatcaaaatcaaataaaagcCTCCAAAATTAAAGAGATGGAGTTGATATTTGACAACAACAATGTCTTGGATCTAGACGTTGACCACATCCAGGTAATGCAAAAGGCCATCGAGGAAGAGATTAAGCACAAGTTATTGGAGTTAGTAGAGCCAGAACTGATAGAGGAGGGTCGCACCTACAATGAATTGGATAAGGTCTATAAAGATTTGAGTGTGAAATGCATAAAGCTGCGGCGCGATTTGGAGAGTTCATCCACACAGCTGATGCATATATCGGATATGGCCGATCGGACCAAAGATATAGCTCAATTAATAGCCAAGTTTTGGTAA